Genomic window (Spirochaetaceae bacterium):
GACCGGATCGTTGTACGCGGGTCTATCCCCGCGTGTACGGGGAAACCCTTCGTCGAGCCGATCAAGGGCGGGCGACAGCGGGTCTATCCCCGCGTGTACGGGGAAACCCTTCTCATGCAAAGCGCGGATGTACTTGTCACGGGTCTATCCCCGCGTGTACGGGGAAACCCCAAGGGTCAGGTCGGTGCCGGGAACCGTCTTGGGTCTATCCCCGCGTGTACGGGGAAACCTCTGCGTCATTTTGACACAGTCTTATCGCTATGTGAATGTCAAAGATCGAATGACCCTACGCCGGCCTACCAGCCATGCGTTGGATCAGGCGCCATACGAGTGTCGCGTCAGGCAAAGCTCGATGGCGCGTACCGTCAATTACGATAGACTCAACCTCGCACACCGTGTCGAGCGAGGCGTGGAAGCCTCGCCACAGCTCATATCGGGTCATCGCACACTCCCACGTGCACACGACGGGAGGTAGTCCGGCGATCCGGCACGTGTTGCTCAAGGCTTGCCGATCAAACTCGGCGTTGTAAGCTACCACGGTCATCCCCGCGAGCAGATCCGCAAGAGTCCCATAGATTTCCTCGAACGGAGACGCCCCACGCAGCGTGCCCGCCCCAAGCCCGTGCACCCGCACGGCGCCGGGCTCGGGCGCCGTGCGTGGACGTACCATGACATCGACGAGCGCGTGTCCGCGTGCGCTGACCACTGCCACCTCGACGATCTCGGCGTGTGCGCCCAAGCCAGTCGTTTCGACGTCGATCACCAGCCAGTCATCACGCTGCGCCAGGTGATGGGCCCAGGTCTTTGCCTTGGCCATCTCGGAGATGCGTGAGCGTCTCTTCATCGATCTCCCTTCTCGCAACGTAGACGCCATCGTGGCGCCATACGTCCTGCTGCGGAATCCCCAACACCCGGATCTCTTGTCCACCGGGTAGCGACGGCTTGGGCCACGTCATCAGTATGGAGTGCTCCGGGTCCGGCTTGTACCAGTCGGACAGGACGGCCCAGACCCGCTCCCTGACGGCCACGGTCATGCGAGGAGCCGTGTAGACGCCCGGGGCTATCTCGCACATGCAGGACGCGAGGAACCCCCGGAATCGACCAGGCGAATTACGGGTTACGACTATCGTCATCGTCGTCAATCAGAAACTTGATCCGGTCGATCATCTTCGGTACGAGCTTCTCCTGCCGGAACGTCTGCCCGGCAAGGCGTCTGACGACTCTTTCCACCGGCCCCTCCTTGTTCCGCAGAATGACGCCCGCAGCTCTGAATGCCACCGGAAGAAGCACGGAATCGCGGAAAAGGTCCGATATGTCCAGTGCAAACGCGTTGCTGGAGTCCTCGTGGATGAAACCAAGCTCCGAGATGGTGCCCGTGGCGGCGACCGCAGCCAGAGCTGCCCCTTCGACGGCGCTGGATGCGTGGTTGATCGCCTGATTCGGCATATCCGCCGCCTCGGGGTCGCTCCGGTCGTAGCGCCGACCACGCCAGCGGATGCCGTATTGTTCGGCCAGTCGCTGGTACATTACCTTCATGCGGGCGCCCTCAACGCCGCGCAGGGCGTTTATGTCGGTCGCAGGCAGAAACTCACCGAGGCGCAGCGCATACATCTTGCGCACAACGGAAATGCGAGCGTCAGGATCACACCATGCCATCATCTGGCGACGCGCCCGCGCCGAAGCCGCCGGACCCGCCGGCAAACTGGCGTAGAACCGAACCCCGTCTTCGCCGACGCAGACGACCGCCGTGCCATGTCGCGCAAGGATTCGTAGCGCGTCGTGACTCACCGTCGTGCCGGGTTGCAGCATCAGACACGACACCATCTGAAACGGTATCGCGTAGTCGCCGGGACCGAGGTCGCCGAAGCCGGCCGTGAGAAAGCGGAGCGTTCCCGACTCCACGTAAAGATTGCCGCGCCCCAGCCACATGATGCCGTGTCGGTCGGCGTGCGGCACGCGCGCGCTTTCGAGGCCCAGTCGTCCCTTCAGCATATCGA
Coding sequences:
- a CDS encoding 3'-5' exonuclease — protein: MKRRSRISEMAKAKTWAHHLAQRDDWLVIDVETTGLGAHAEIVEVAVVSARGHALVDVMVRPRTAPEPGAVRVHGLGAGTLRGASPFEEIYGTLADLLAGMTVVAYNAEFDRQALSNTCRIAGLPPVVCTWECAMTRYELWRGFHASLDTVCEVESIVIDGTRHRALPDATLVWRLIQRMAGRPA
- the cas1e gene encoding type I-E CRISPR-associated endonuclease Cas1e, encoding MLKGRLGLESARVPHADRHGIMWLGRGNLYVESGTLRFLTAGFGDLGPGDYAIPFQMVSCLMLQPGTTVSHDALRILARHGTAVVCVGEDGVRFYASLPAGPAASARARRQMMAWCDPDARISVVRKMYALRLGEFLPATDINALRGVEGARMKVMYQRLAEQYGIRWRGRRYDRSDPEAADMPNQAINHASSAVEGAALAAVAATGTISELGFIHEDSSNAFALDISDLFRDSVLLPVAFRAAGVILRNKEGPVERVVRRLAGQTFRQEKLVPKMIDRIKFLIDDDDDSRNP